A DNA window from Undibacterium sp. YM2 contains the following coding sequences:
- a CDS encoding AAA family ATPase, which produces MQESTASLKERIREATQEASSRIRDAIREATTGLIDRDQLAELMILGAVAQEHLLVVGPPGTAKSAVVRRVAQSLGGQYFEYLLGRFTEPSELFGPVNLTKLREGTVETDIAGMLPEAEIAFLDEVFLGSTAILNTLLGVLNERQFKRGHTRVKCPLRICVGAANGLPEDEGLAAFADRFLLHVFVEPVPDPRLEDLLEGGWQVNHRPVAARADLASLDILNRAVPLVNMAEVRGDLAQAIRQLRQANVLLSDRRIVKAQQLIAAATVLAGRQVASRADLWPLVYVIPTAAGQRNAREVLRDLLAQARHPLLQAVVEEAVQQPLARITRLAETADSLLTNTESEDFQKSAEALLREIDANFVKADLPAELEERRTQLIAALETD; this is translated from the coding sequence ATGCAAGAGTCAACAGCAAGTCTGAAGGAAAGAATACGTGAAGCAACGCAGGAGGCTTCGTCACGCATCAGAGATGCCATCCGCGAAGCCACTACGGGTTTGATAGACCGCGACCAACTTGCAGAACTCATGATACTGGGGGCGGTGGCACAAGAACATTTGCTCGTAGTTGGGCCACCAGGTACGGCAAAGAGTGCCGTTGTACGACGGGTTGCACAAAGTCTGGGCGGGCAGTATTTTGAATACCTGCTGGGCCGTTTTACTGAACCTTCAGAATTGTTTGGCCCTGTTAACCTGACAAAACTGCGGGAAGGCACGGTAGAAACCGATATCGCAGGCATGCTGCCAGAAGCGGAGATTGCTTTTCTGGATGAAGTTTTTCTTGGTTCAACTGCCATCCTTAACACACTGTTGGGTGTGCTCAATGAGCGCCAGTTCAAGCGCGGCCATACACGCGTCAAATGCCCCTTGCGTATTTGTGTAGGCGCAGCCAATGGCTTGCCTGAAGATGAGGGCCTGGCAGCTTTTGCCGACCGTTTCTTGCTGCATGTATTTGTAGAGCCGGTACCAGACCCGCGCCTGGAAGATTTGCTGGAAGGTGGCTGGCAAGTCAATCACCGTCCCGTGGCAGCCAGGGCAGACCTGGCCAGCCTGGATATTTTGAACCGTGCAGTGCCGCTGGTAAATATGGCAGAGGTGCGCGGCGACCTGGCCCAGGCAATACGCCAATTGCGCCAAGCAAATGTCTTATTATCCGACCGCCGCATCGTCAAGGCGCAACAATTGATCGCCGCTGCAACCGTGCTGGCTGGCCGTCAGGTCGCGAGCAGGGCAGACTTATGGCCACTGGTGTATGTGATTCCCACCGCAGCTGGCCAGCGCAATGCCCGCGAAGTATTGCGCGACTTGCTGGCGCAGGCCCGTCATCCCCTGTTACAGGCCGTAGTGGAAGAAGCTGTACAACAACCGCTGGCCCGAATAACACGACTGGCAGAAACGGCAGACAGTTTACTGACGAACACTGAAAGCGAAGACTTCCAGAAATCAGCAGAAGCCCTGTTGCGCGAGATTGATGCCAATTTTGTCAAAGCAGATTTGCCAGCCGAGCTGGAAGAACGCCGCACGCAACTGATCGCCGCCCTGGAAACAGACTGA
- a CDS encoding LytTR family DNA-binding domain-containing protein: MPALATAATAMIVDDESPMRDQLRARLQQAWPDLSIIAEAANGIVAIEQAEELHPDIIFLDIRMPGKNGIEAASILAKQALVVFVTAYDEYAIQAFERGAMDYLLKPVEADRLASTCQRLQERLKQRQQEKNAPANTINATNAASDQARQVEQMLTQLMQQQSQKREYLRWIQASVGSSLRMVSTKEVLFFRSDEKYTLVQTEQAEYLIRKSLKELEDELDPKEFWRIHRSTLVRVSAIAEVTRDFRGRQLIGLKGHAEKLEVSRNHTHLFQQM; encoded by the coding sequence ATGCCAGCACTAGCAACTGCAGCAACGGCAATGATAGTCGATGATGAAAGCCCGATGCGCGATCAACTGCGCGCACGCCTGCAACAAGCATGGCCAGACTTGTCCATCATTGCTGAAGCTGCGAATGGCATAGTCGCGATAGAACAGGCAGAAGAACTGCACCCCGATATTATCTTTCTCGATATACGCATGCCGGGCAAGAACGGCATAGAAGCCGCCAGCATTTTGGCCAAGCAGGCACTGGTGGTGTTTGTCACTGCCTATGATGAATATGCGATACAGGCTTTCGAGCGCGGTGCCATGGACTATCTGTTGAAACCGGTAGAAGCCGACAGGCTGGCAAGTACTTGCCAGCGCCTGCAGGAGAGATTAAAACAGCGCCAGCAGGAAAAAAACGCACCCGCCAATACCATCAATGCCACCAACGCCGCCAGCGACCAGGCCAGACAGGTGGAACAAATGCTGACGCAATTAATGCAACAGCAAAGCCAGAAGCGTGAATACCTGCGCTGGATACAGGCCAGCGTAGGCAGCAGCCTGCGCATGGTCAGCACCAAAGAGGTTTTATTTTTCCGCTCTGATGAAAAATATACGCTGGTGCAGACGGAGCAGGCAGAATACCTGATACGCAAATCACTGAAAGAACTCGAAGACGAACTTGATCCCAAAGAATTCTGGCGCATACACCGCTCTACCCTGGTGCGCGTTTCTGCGATTGCCGAAGTCACCCGTGATTTCCGTGGCCGCCAGTTGATAGGACTGAAAGGTCATGCAGAAAAACTCGAAGTCAGTCGCAATCACACGCATTTGTTCCAGCAAATGTAG
- a CDS encoding sensor histidine kinase, translated as MKHRDDNKVLDLIMDITDTVTVVWWKFFDWLAVVPWSSLLGISLVAIIVGGALGLGGLMPALVFASFIIKSLAGGKRSAEIAATAAATRADVEALERRLLEAEMAALQAQIEPHFLFNTLALIGQLIETNPAQATVVHQHLIKYLRSAMPQMRDKGNGKLGLQMDMCRAYLNIMQARMQERLTYDIDLPSELEFLPFPSMMIQTLVENSIKHGLEPKTTGGHIRITAKKVDGQLLVEVSDNGMGFDMHADDGMGLTNIRERLKVLYSGKAQLVIEAPQAGGAVVGILVPIDTKQ; from the coding sequence ATGAAACATCGCGACGATAACAAGGTACTCGACCTGATCATGGATATCACCGACACGGTGACCGTGGTCTGGTGGAAGTTCTTTGACTGGCTGGCAGTAGTGCCCTGGTCATCTTTACTCGGCATCTCGCTGGTCGCCATAATAGTAGGTGGCGCCCTGGGCCTGGGTGGCCTGATGCCCGCGCTGGTATTCGCCTCTTTCATTATCAAGAGCCTGGCAGGTGGCAAGCGTAGTGCAGAGATCGCCGCCACTGCTGCTGCAACCCGTGCCGATGTTGAAGCACTGGAACGCCGCTTGCTGGAAGCAGAAATGGCAGCACTGCAGGCACAGATAGAGCCGCATTTCTTGTTCAATACCCTGGCACTGATAGGCCAGCTCATAGAAACCAATCCGGCACAGGCAACTGTGGTGCATCAGCACCTGATCAAATACCTGCGCTCGGCCATGCCGCAAATGCGTGACAAGGGCAATGGCAAGCTGGGCCTGCAAATGGACATGTGCCGTGCCTACCTGAATATCATGCAGGCACGCATGCAAGAGCGTTTGACTTACGATATAGACTTGCCATCCGAGCTGGAATTTTTACCCTTCCCATCGATGATGATACAAACCCTGGTGGAGAATTCCATCAAGCATGGCCTGGAACCCAAGACCACAGGCGGGCATATCCGCATCACGGCAAAGAAAGTCGATGGGCAATTGCTGGTCGAAGTCAGCGACAATGGCATGGGTTTTGATATGCATGCAGATGACGGCATGGGCCTGACGAATATACGTGAACGTCTGAAAGTGCTGTATTCAGGCAAGGCACAGCTGGTCATTGAAGCACCTCAGGCTGGTGGTGCAGTGGTTGGCATACTGGTGCCTATAGACACAAAACAATAA
- a CDS encoding ATP phosphoribosyltransferase regulatory subunit — MLSQMYVFPDKKGRQLCLRPEATATVQLLADKHFKQKKNLKLWYFERCWRYEKPQEGRYREFFQFGVEIINPDNPACRAELLAMAEQMVALKTGAYEVASSVKRGLDYYTEAGFEISVPALGAQKQVVGGGSYQQGIGFGLGFDRLMLCNT; from the coding sequence GTGCTCTCGCAGATGTATGTCTTCCCGGATAAAAAGGGTAGGCAACTGTGCCTGCGTCCCGAGGCTACGGCTACGGTACAGCTGCTCGCCGACAAACACTTCAAGCAAAAGAAAAATCTGAAGCTCTGGTATTTCGAACGTTGCTGGCGCTATGAAAAACCACAGGAAGGACGCTACCGCGAATTTTTCCAGTTTGGTGTGGAAATCATCAATCCTGACAATCCTGCCTGTCGTGCAGAGTTGCTGGCCATGGCTGAACAGATGGTGGCTTTGAAAACCGGTGCTTATGAAGTCGCTAGCTCAGTCAAACGTGGACTGGATTATTACACTGAAGCTGGTTTTGAAATATCTGTGCCTGCGCTAGGCGCACAGAAGCAAGTTGTAGGCGGTGGCAGCTATCAGCAGGGCATAGGTTTTGGCCTGGGTTTTGACAGGCTGATGTTGTGTAATACATAA
- a CDS encoding M9 family metallopeptidase, which produces MLYPHKIASMAGLLALSFTGLVQMVHAADAEDHTRLKQAPMPHQRQSLPPTAEQKKFNLPPTNATRLDLGIVNKQKNLMAPPPSDDCKNMATLANYSGDALATYIVNLPSYECHYGLFSLNASDAAKVYSPANFTAVINRFAQEATNYNATNMALVNLIIYLRAGYYLAGSNTIPAPSANYLTSMRGPIKQLVDGNQLFKTNNAGPSTAAETLKLVTNLHDEAYYLSSVKNIITRYTNTSSNPAATDALKSSTVADAYTAALTILFYGHSRPDALPILRNDISYANALNNFVVNNKAALLGTSLEYQLSDTENEAFRFMQYANLQPTVKPMVKYQLSHSSMTGNDSMLWLNAASAVKYYDNANCAEYGTCNYETTLANTILKNNYTCSPSLKIRAQDMTTAQLQDSCTMLATEENYFHTMLQSKRQPVAGDNNTALEVVVFDDYTNYSKYASILYGIDTNNGGMYLEGDPSSTTNQARFIAHEASWLRPTFQVWNLQHEYVHYLDGRFDMKGDFGAGTAKPTVWWIEGIAEYLSLKNNNQKAIDVAKNGTYKLSQIFGNTYSMADYVTRAYSWGYMATRFMMEKHRSDVDAVVAKFRVGDYDGYQTYMANIGTRYDNEFTAWVAAATTAGEPPLPVDNSLPDCPAGSYLAKNCVKRNFASSTQTYTYIMVPAGAKNLKLTTSGGTGDVDLYVSMDKYPSTGIYDYGSVKSGNDESVTIANPVANRWYYIMLNARQSFSGVSVSATYD; this is translated from the coding sequence ATGTTATATCCACATAAAATAGCAAGCATGGCGGGGCTGTTGGCCCTTAGCTTCACAGGTCTGGTTCAGATGGTGCATGCGGCGGATGCCGAAGACCATACACGTCTGAAGCAAGCGCCTATGCCGCATCAAAGGCAAAGTTTGCCGCCAACGGCAGAACAAAAGAAATTCAATCTGCCACCAACCAATGCGACACGCCTGGACTTGGGCATCGTCAACAAGCAAAAAAATCTGATGGCACCACCACCATCAGATGATTGCAAAAACATGGCGACGCTGGCGAATTACAGCGGCGATGCACTGGCGACTTACATCGTCAACCTGCCCAGCTATGAATGCCATTATGGTCTGTTTTCATTGAATGCGTCTGATGCAGCGAAGGTGTATTCTCCAGCCAATTTCACTGCTGTCATCAATCGCTTTGCGCAAGAAGCGACCAACTACAATGCCACCAATATGGCATTGGTCAACCTCATCATTTACCTGCGCGCCGGTTATTACCTGGCAGGCAGCAATACCATACCTGCACCATCAGCAAATTACCTGACCAGCATGCGTGGGCCCATCAAGCAACTGGTCGACGGCAATCAACTGTTCAAGACCAACAACGCTGGCCCAAGCACCGCAGCTGAGACCTTGAAACTGGTGACCAACCTGCATGATGAAGCTTACTACCTGAGCAGCGTCAAAAACATCATCACACGTTACACGAATACTTCATCCAATCCGGCGGCAACAGATGCCTTGAAGTCTTCCACTGTTGCTGACGCTTACACGGCTGCATTGACCATTCTGTTCTACGGCCACTCACGTCCTGATGCCTTGCCAATCTTGCGTAACGATATATCCTACGCAAATGCACTGAACAATTTTGTTGTCAACAACAAGGCGGCATTGCTGGGCACCAGCCTGGAGTATCAACTCAGTGATACCGAGAATGAAGCCTTCCGCTTTATGCAGTATGCCAACCTGCAGCCTACGGTCAAACCCATGGTCAAGTACCAGCTCAGCCATTCCAGTATGACAGGTAATGACAGCATGCTGTGGCTGAATGCCGCGTCAGCAGTCAAGTACTATGACAATGCAAATTGTGCGGAATACGGTACTTGTAATTACGAGACTACGCTGGCCAATACCATCCTCAAAAACAATTATACGTGCAGCCCCAGTCTGAAAATTCGTGCCCAGGACATGACCACGGCACAGTTGCAGGACTCATGCACCATGCTGGCAACCGAGGAAAATTATTTCCATACCATGCTGCAAAGCAAGCGTCAGCCAGTAGCCGGTGACAACAACACCGCGCTCGAAGTAGTCGTGTTTGATGACTATACCAACTACAGCAAATATGCTTCCATACTGTACGGTATCGACACCAATAATGGCGGCATGTATCTGGAAGGTGACCCAAGCTCGACCACCAATCAAGCGCGCTTCATTGCGCATGAAGCATCCTGGTTGCGCCCGACTTTCCAGGTCTGGAATCTGCAACATGAATACGTCCATTACCTTGATGGCCGCTTCGACATGAAAGGTGATTTTGGTGCAGGCACTGCCAAGCCTACCGTCTGGTGGATAGAGGGCATAGCCGAATACCTGTCACTGAAAAACAATAACCAGAAAGCCATAGACGTAGCAAAAAACGGCACCTACAAGTTGAGCCAGATTTTTGGCAACACTTATTCCATGGCTGACTATGTAACACGCGCCTATAGCTGGGGTTACATGGCCACCCGCTTCATGATGGAAAAACACCGCAGTGATGTAGATGCAGTCGTCGCCAAGTTCCGCGTTGGTGATTATGATGGCTACCAAACCTATATGGCCAATATAGGCACACGTTACGACAATGAGTTCACAGCCTGGGTTGCTGCCGCAACTACAGCAGGTGAGCCACCATTGCCAGTCGATAACAGCCTGCCTGATTGCCCTGCTGGTAGCTATCTGGCCAAAAACTGCGTGAAGCGTAATTTTGCTTCCAGCACCCAGACCTACACCTACATCATGGTTCCAGCCGGCGCAAAAAACCTGAAGCTGACAACCAGTGGCGGTACCGGTGATGTAGATCTGTATGTATCCATGGATAAATATCCAAGTACAGGTATCTACGACTACGGTTCAGTCAAGAGCGGCAATGATGAAAGCGTGACCATCGCCAACCCGGTTGCCAACCGCTGGTATTACATCATGCTCAACGCCAGACAGAGTTTCTCCGGCGTGAGTGTGTCAGCGACTTACGACTGA
- a CDS encoding VOC family protein, which produces MHKSRLACFVIDCQVDDIEPGTNFWAGALGYPAGDADEKYAVLDATPTGPKMLVQKVEHPSRIHLDIETDNKEAEVQRLEKLGAKVVKVMERWVVMEAPTGHRFCVVNPQRPDFHTASDVNVWD; this is translated from the coding sequence ATGCATAAAAGTCGATTGGCATGTTTTGTGATTGATTGCCAGGTGGATGATATTGAGCCTGGAACCAATTTCTGGGCCGGGGCCTTGGGTTATCCGGCGGGAGATGCGGATGAGAAATACGCGGTACTGGATGCCACCCCTACCGGCCCGAAAATGCTGGTGCAAAAAGTTGAACACCCTAGCCGCATTCATCTCGATATAGAAACCGACAATAAGGAAGCTGAAGTCCAGCGCCTGGAAAAACTCGGTGCCAAGGTCGTCAAAGTCATGGAGCGCTGGGTCGTCATGGAGGCGCCAACGGGACACCGGTTTTGTGTCGTCAATCCTCAGCGTCCCGATTTTCATACAGCCAGTGATGTCAATGTCTGGGATTGA
- the pyk gene encoding pyruvate kinase, which translates to MKRSRKAKIVATLGPASNSKEVIKALFETGADVFRFNFSHGSHADHQLRCNIVREIETELGRPIAILADLQGPKLRVGQFSNGRVILTAGQEFILDSDITPGDVKRVCLPHPELFAVITAGQSLLLDDGKLRLQVLDSDGHSIRTRVIVGGSLSDRKGVNVPDAVLPIPALTDKDRRDLSFALDMGADWIALSFVQRPEDVVEAKALVAGRAGVLSKLEKPAALDRLEEIVAVSDAIMVARGDLGVELPPERVPGVQKRILRVCRSHGKPIVIATQMLESMIAAPVPTRAEASDVASAIYDGADAVMLSAESASGAYPVAAVEIMNRIISEVERDPLYKNMIAAQHETPQNNKGDAICAALREVTQIVGAVATVTYTSSGHTSLRAARERPMAPILSITPKPATARRLALVWGVHSTVSDAVPDENMLVATACNTAWQEGLAQVGEQIAITAGVPFGQPGSTNLLRIAEIWPQP; encoded by the coding sequence ATGAAACGCAGCCGCAAAGCCAAAATTGTCGCGACCCTGGGCCCTGCCAGCAATAGCAAAGAAGTCATCAAGGCATTGTTTGAAACCGGTGCCGATGTATTCCGTTTCAACTTCAGCCACGGTAGCCATGCTGACCACCAGTTGCGTTGCAATATCGTGCGTGAAATCGAAACTGAACTGGGCCGCCCTATCGCCATACTGGCCGATCTGCAAGGGCCCAAACTACGGGTAGGCCAGTTCAGCAATGGCAGAGTGATACTGACTGCGGGGCAAGAATTTATACTTGATAGTGACATTACTCCTGGCGACGTCAAGCGCGTCTGCCTGCCTCACCCCGAATTGTTTGCCGTCATCACTGCGGGCCAATCGCTACTGCTGGACGATGGCAAGCTGCGCCTGCAAGTCCTCGACAGTGATGGCCACAGCATACGCACACGCGTGATAGTCGGTGGCAGTCTGTCTGACCGCAAGGGCGTGAATGTGCCAGATGCGGTATTACCCATCCCGGCGCTGACAGACAAAGACCGGCGCGACCTCTCATTTGCGCTCGACATGGGCGCAGACTGGATCGCCCTGTCTTTTGTACAAAGGCCGGAAGACGTGGTGGAAGCAAAGGCACTGGTAGCAGGGCGTGCAGGAGTATTATCCAAACTCGAAAAACCGGCAGCGCTGGACAGGCTGGAAGAAATCGTTGCCGTCTCAGATGCCATCATGGTGGCACGTGGTGATCTTGGTGTGGAGTTGCCGCCAGAACGCGTGCCCGGTGTACAAAAACGCATCTTGCGCGTTTGCCGCAGCCATGGCAAACCCATCGTCATTGCGACCCAGATGCTGGAATCCATGATCGCCGCACCAGTGCCCACACGCGCCGAAGCTTCGGATGTCGCCAGTGCGATTTATGATGGAGCCGATGCGGTCATGTTGTCGGCAGAATCTGCCAGTGGTGCCTACCCGGTCGCTGCGGTGGAGATCATGAACCGCATTATCAGCGAAGTGGAACGTGATCCGCTGTACAAAAACATGATTGCGGCCCAGCATGAGACACCGCAAAACAATAAGGGCGATGCCATTTGCGCTGCGCTGCGTGAAGTCACGCAAATAGTCGGCGCGGTTGCCACGGTCACTTATACCAGTTCCGGCCACACCAGCCTGCGCGCCGCGCGCGAAAGGCCGATGGCACCGATACTGAGTATCACTCCCAAACCCGCCACGGCACGTCGTCTGGCCCTGGTCTGGGGTGTGCATTCCACCGTCAGCGATGCTGTACCGGATGAAAACATGCTGGTCGCCACTGCCTGCAACACCGCCTGGCAGGAAGGCCTGGCACAAGTCGGTGAACAGATCGCGATTACCGCTGGCGTACCTTTTGGCCAGCCCGGCTCCACCAATCTATTGCGGATTGCCGAAATCTGGCCGCAGCCCTAG
- a CDS encoding glycerate kinase, protein MITLAPRQFLLDLYTSAVAAVSAEKCLPAFLPTPPAIGRTLVIGAGKGAAAMAKVVEDHWQGELSGLVVTRYGHGADCRKIEVVEAAHPVPDEAGKQAAARILDMVQGLGKDDLVLCLISGGGSALLALPADGISLEQKQAINKALLKSGAAISEMNCVRKHLSAIKGGRLALACAPARVVTLLISDVPGDEPGIIASGPTLPDATICAEALAILRKYDIAIPAEILQHLESGKGETPKPDDVRFQGHSHHVIATAQEALEAAAATARAAGITPYILSDGIEGEARDVALVHAALARQVAKHGQPFQKPCVLISGGETTVTVRGKGRGGRNAEFLLSLAVALDGHKDIHAIACDTDGIDGSEDNAGALYAPDSIARAAAKQLRARSLLENNDGYGFFSALDDLVVSGPTRTNVNDFRAILIL, encoded by the coding sequence ATGATTACCCTAGCCCCACGCCAGTTCTTGCTCGACCTCTACACCAGCGCCGTTGCCGCCGTCAGCGCAGAGAAGTGCCTGCCCGCCTTCCTGCCAACACCACCAGCAATAGGCAGGACGCTGGTCATCGGTGCCGGTAAAGGCGCAGCAGCTATGGCCAAGGTAGTGGAAGATCACTGGCAGGGTGAACTCTCAGGTCTGGTCGTTACCCGCTACGGCCACGGGGCAGACTGCCGCAAGATAGAAGTGGTCGAAGCCGCTCACCCTGTGCCCGACGAAGCAGGCAAACAGGCTGCAGCGCGCATACTGGACATGGTGCAAGGGCTGGGCAAGGATGACCTGGTGCTTTGCCTGATCTCTGGCGGAGGCTCGGCCTTGCTGGCCTTGCCTGCAGACGGTATCAGTCTCGAACAGAAGCAAGCCATCAACAAGGCCTTGCTGAAAAGCGGTGCAGCAATTTCTGAAATGAATTGCGTACGCAAACATTTGTCGGCCATCAAGGGTGGGCGCTTGGCACTGGCCTGTGCCCCGGCACGGGTAGTGACCCTGCTGATATCGGATGTACCTGGTGATGAACCCGGCATCATCGCCAGCGGCCCTACTTTGCCCGATGCCACGATTTGCGCAGAAGCGCTGGCGATCTTGCGCAAATACGACATCGCTATTCCAGCAGAAATATTGCAGCATCTGGAAAGCGGCAAGGGTGAAACACCCAAACCTGATGATGTACGTTTTCAAGGCCACAGCCATCATGTAATTGCCACGGCTCAGGAGGCATTGGAAGCCGCAGCAGCGACAGCACGTGCGGCAGGTATCACACCGTATATCTTGTCAGACGGTATAGAGGGCGAAGCCCGTGATGTCGCCCTGGTACATGCGGCACTGGCAAGGCAGGTGGCAAAGCATGGCCAGCCATTCCAGAAGCCTTGCGTATTGATTTCAGGCGGTGAAACCACCGTCACCGTGCGTGGTAAAGGACGTGGTGGCCGCAATGCAGAATTTTTGCTGAGCCTGGCGGTGGCACTTGATGGCCATAAAGATATCCATGCCATCGCCTGTGATACCGACGGCATAGATGGCTCGGAAGACAATGCCGGAGCACTGTATGCACCAGACTCCATCGCACGCGCCGCAGCAAAACAGTTACGTGCGCGCAGCCTGCTGGAAAACAATGATGGCTATGGTTTTTTCAGCGCACTCGATGATCTGGTCGTCAGTGGCCCTACGCGCACCAATGTCAACGACTTCAGAGCCATACTGATTTTGTAA